In Neovison vison isolate M4711 chromosome 14, ASM_NN_V1, whole genome shotgun sequence, the following proteins share a genomic window:
- the LOC122895398 gene encoding hemoglobin subunit zeta-like, translating to MSLTKAERTIILSMWDKISTQADAIGTQALERLFASYPQTKTYFPHFDLHPGSAHLRVHGAKVVAALGEAVKSIDNIRGALAKLSELHAYILRVDPVNFKLLSHCLLVTVASHFPADFTADAHTAWDKFLSIVSCVLTEKYR from the exons ATGTCTCTGACCAAGGCCGAGAGGACCATCATCCTGTCCATGTGGGACAAGATCTCCACCCAGGCCGATGCCATTGGCACCCAGGCCCTGGAGAG GCTCTTCGCCAGCTACCCCCAGACCAAGACCTACTTCCCGCACTTCGACCTGCACCCAGGCTCCGCGCACCTGCGCGTGCACGGCGCCAAGGTGGTGGCCGCGCTGGGCGAGGCGGTCAAGAGCATCGACAACATCAGGGGCGCCCTGGCCAAGCTGAGCGAGCTGCACGCCTACATTCTGCGCGTGGACCCGGTCAACTTCAAG CTCCTGTCGCACTGTCTGCTGGTCACCGTGGCCTCGCACTTCCCCGCCGACTTCACCGCGGACGCCCACACCGCCTGGGACAAGTTCCTGTCCATCGTGTCGTGCGTCCTGACCGAGAAGTACCGCTGA